The proteins below are encoded in one region of Tessaracoccus aquimaris:
- a CDS encoding DoxX family protein, giving the protein MDAFLKVVRDIALLVARIVAGVVLVAHGWQRWQIIGLDKQEALLQAAGLPAPYGLAVATVIFEIIGGTLLVFGLATPLIGLGMVVMNVAIILTVKSGAAFYLIDGGWEYNAILAALGLLLLAFGSGRAGLDALFIRPSHDSGTLIEDDPRLIKDES; this is encoded by the coding sequence GTGGACGCATTCCTGAAGGTGGTCCGCGACATCGCGCTGCTCGTGGCACGCATCGTCGCGGGCGTGGTGCTCGTGGCGCACGGCTGGCAGCGCTGGCAGATCATCGGACTCGACAAGCAGGAGGCGCTGCTCCAGGCTGCGGGCCTTCCAGCGCCCTACGGTCTGGCGGTCGCGACCGTGATCTTCGAGATCATCGGAGGAACCCTGCTGGTCTTCGGCCTCGCCACTCCGCTGATCGGCCTCGGCATGGTCGTGATGAACGTCGCGATCATCCTGACGGTGAAGTCCGGCGCCGCGTTCTATCTCATCGACGGCGGCTGGGAGTACAACGCGATCCTCGCGGCGCTCGGCCTTCTGCTGCTGGCCTTCGGCTCCGGACGCGCCGGCCTCGACGCCCTGTTCATCAGGCCGTCGCACGACTCGGGGACGCTCATCGAGGACGACCCGCGCCTCATCAAGGACGAGTCCTGA
- a CDS encoding GIY-YIG nuclease family protein, which yields MPCVYILQCSDGSFYVGSTRDLAQRLTQHHEGKGAAYTRRRRPVTLVWAMELERVDEAYYLEKQVQGWGREKRIALIEGRFEDLPALARKGRQAGAAELSPEFRARAPLEP from the coding sequence ATGCCATGTGTCTACATACTCCAGTGCTCCGACGGATCGTTCTACGTGGGATCGACGCGCGACCTCGCGCAGCGGTTGACGCAGCACCACGAAGGCAAGGGCGCCGCCTACACGCGACGCAGGAGACCCGTGACTCTGGTCTGGGCGATGGAGCTCGAACGCGTCGATGAGGCCTACTACCTGGAGAAGCAGGTGCAGGGCTGGGGTCGCGAGAAGCGGATCGCCTTGATCGAGGGACGGTTTGAGGACCTGCCCGCGCTGGCGCGCAAGGGCCGTCAGGCTGGGGCGGCAGAACTCTCACCCGAGTTCAGGGCGCGAGCACCCCTGGAGCCGTGA
- a CDS encoding FHA domain-containing protein, whose translation MIVLLGRNPHKGQEDPEEVHLVPASGDGRMISRTHVLIGTDPRGVYVVDRGSTNGTALVASGGELEPCPPGTQVRVREGQQVSYGNRWFTVLRRPAI comes from the coding sequence GCTACTCGGCCGCAACCCGCACAAGGGCCAGGAGGACCCGGAAGAGGTGCACCTGGTGCCCGCGTCAGGCGACGGCCGGATGATCTCGCGCACCCACGTACTGATCGGCACCGACCCGCGTGGCGTCTACGTCGTCGACCGTGGCTCCACCAACGGGACCGCGCTGGTCGCGAGCGGTGGAGAGTTGGAGCCGTGCCCGCCCGGCACGCAGGTCCGCGTCCGCGAGGGCCAGCAGGTGTCCTACGGCAACCGCTGGTTCACGGTGCTGAGGCGCCCCGCGATCTGA
- a CDS encoding response regulator transcription factor encodes MAITEPLSRPDGTPIRILTVDDEPSLIELLSMAMRYEGWDVHTAASGGEAVRVARETHPDALVLDMMLPDFDGMEVMRRIRTEQPDVPVIFLTAKDGVTDRIAGLTAGGDDYVTKPFSLEEVIARLRGLLRRSGATTVRPDTQIVVGDLILDEDSHEVTRAGEQVHLTATEFELLRFLMRNPKRVLSKAQILDRVWNYDFGGQANVVELYISYLRKKIDANREPMIHTMRGAGYVLRPAGS; translated from the coding sequence ATGGCCATCACCGAACCCCTCAGTCGACCCGACGGGACCCCCATCCGGATCCTCACCGTCGACGACGAGCCGAGCCTCATCGAACTGCTGTCGATGGCGATGCGCTACGAGGGCTGGGACGTGCACACCGCCGCCTCCGGCGGCGAGGCCGTGCGCGTGGCGCGCGAGACGCACCCCGACGCCCTTGTCCTCGACATGATGCTTCCGGACTTCGACGGCATGGAGGTGATGCGCCGGATCCGCACCGAGCAGCCCGACGTGCCCGTGATCTTCCTGACCGCGAAGGACGGCGTCACCGACAGGATCGCCGGCCTCACCGCGGGTGGCGACGACTACGTCACCAAGCCCTTCTCGCTGGAGGAGGTCATCGCCCGGCTGCGCGGCCTGCTGCGGCGCTCGGGAGCCACCACCGTGCGCCCCGACACCCAGATCGTGGTCGGCGACCTGATCCTCGACGAGGACTCGCACGAGGTCACCCGCGCCGGCGAGCAGGTGCACCTGACAGCCACCGAGTTCGAACTGCTGCGCTTCCTGATGCGCAACCCGAAGCGGGTGCTGTCGAAGGCGCAGATCCTGGACCGGGTGTGGAACTACGACTTCGGCGGCCAGGCCAACGTCGTCGAGTTGTACATCTCGTACCTGCGCAAGAAGATCGACGCCAACCGCGAGCCGATGATCCACACGATGCGCGGCGCCGGATACGTGCTCCGCCCGGCGGGGTCATGA
- the dcd gene encoding dCTP deaminase, whose translation MLLSDRDILAHVSAGEIGLDPWEPGMVQPSSVDVRLDKFFRVFENHKYPSIDPSIEQPELTRMIEVDAEEAFVLHPGEFVLGSTYEKVSLGPSVAARLEGKSSLGRLGLLTHSTAGFIDPGFSGHVTLELSNMATLPVKLWPGMKIGQMCFFQLSSPAEHPYGSSQYGSRYQGQRGPTPSRSHLNFHRTQI comes from the coding sequence ATGCTGTTGAGCGACCGCGACATCCTTGCCCATGTCTCCGCCGGCGAGATCGGTCTCGACCCCTGGGAGCCGGGGATGGTGCAGCCGTCGAGCGTCGACGTGCGGCTCGACAAGTTCTTCCGCGTCTTCGAGAACCACAAGTACCCGTCGATCGACCCGTCGATCGAGCAGCCGGAGCTGACCAGGATGATCGAGGTCGACGCCGAGGAGGCGTTCGTGCTGCACCCCGGCGAGTTCGTGCTCGGTTCCACCTATGAGAAGGTCTCGCTCGGCCCCTCCGTCGCGGCGCGCCTCGAGGGCAAGTCCTCCCTTGGCCGCCTCGGGCTGCTCACGCACTCGACCGCGGGTTTCATCGACCCCGGGTTCTCGGGCCACGTCACGCTCGAACTGTCGAACATGGCGACCCTTCCCGTGAAGCTGTGGCCGGGCATGAAGATCGGCCAGATGTGCTTCTTCCAGTTGAGCTCCCCGGCGGAGCATCCGTACGGCTCCTCGCAGTACGGCTCCCGCTACCAGGGGCAGCGCGGGCCGACGCCGTCGCGCTCACACCTGAACTTCCACCGCACCCAGATCTGA
- the deoC gene encoding deoxyribose-phosphate aldolase, with translation MEITRSALAQMIDHTLLKTDATHEQVSKLIEEARELGTYSVCVSPSMLPITDDLGDVKVATVCGFPSGNHTAAAKAFEAAESSRLGADEVDMVINIGLLKEGRADLVEEEIRAVREATTGLLKVIIESAALTDDEIVAACKASEAAGADFVKTSTGFHPAGGASVHAVELMNETVGGRLGIKASGGIRDYATANAMVEAGATRLGLSGSGSVLDGADGDESAVDDGDY, from the coding sequence ATGGAGATCACGCGCTCGGCGCTCGCCCAGATGATCGATCACACCCTCCTCAAGACCGACGCCACGCACGAACAGGTGTCGAAGCTGATCGAAGAGGCCCGCGAGCTCGGCACCTACTCGGTGTGCGTGTCGCCGTCGATGCTTCCCATCACCGACGATCTCGGTGACGTGAAGGTCGCAACGGTGTGCGGCTTCCCGTCCGGCAACCACACCGCAGCGGCCAAGGCCTTCGAGGCTGCCGAGTCGTCGCGCCTCGGCGCGGACGAGGTCGACATGGTGATCAACATCGGCCTCCTGAAGGAGGGTCGCGCGGACCTCGTCGAGGAGGAGATCCGGGCGGTCCGCGAGGCGACCACCGGCCTGCTGAAGGTCATCATCGAGTCTGCAGCCCTGACCGACGACGAGATCGTCGCGGCGTGCAAGGCCTCGGAGGCCGCAGGCGCCGACTTCGTCAAGACCTCGACCGGCTTCCACCCCGCGGGCGGCGCGAGCGTGCACGCGGTCGAACTGATGAACGAGACGGTCGGCGGCCGGCTCGGCATCAAGGCAAGCGGAGGCATCCGCGACTACGCGACCGCCAACGCGATGGTCGAGGCCGGCGCGACGCGCCTCGGCCTCTCGGGCAGCGGCTCCGTCCTCGACGGCGCAGACGGCGACGAATCAGCAGTGGACGACGGCGACTACTGA
- a CDS encoding sensor histidine kinase gives MSTGDRKGSLASQVQPKIVLTVAVMALLICLGTVLSARFVLYGQLDRDLMLVQQRQGRGGGGGPDDALASVNSPGNPPGTVIVAQVEGRIVGSILKERGVDSPQLTKQDVIDIYNVDPDGQTHSVGLQNLGKYRVQAFQSPFGKVAFGLPTSNIDRSLLWLTTFAAGVSLIALAATAFVTREVLHRATRKLVQLTVTADDVSRLELERGAVEVPRVEVSDLPENNEVTRLGSAFNHMLANVENALTSREASETKLRRFVADASHELRNPLAAIRGYAELAQRAPGHDDAQFAMGRIESESTRMSKLVNDLLLLARLDSDAKVAPVPVDAVEVLVNAVSDAQAASGDHRWLLDVPNSEVTVLADPDQLHQVMVNLLSNARTHTPPGTSVQAGVHVDDGRAVIEVSDDGPGIAPETLPRVFERFTKADAARAHTSAQSTGLGLAIVKAMVESWGGTAEVASRPGLTTFRVLLPLDGQVAVATRSPASGHA, from the coding sequence ATGAGCACAGGCGACCGCAAGGGCTCGCTCGCCTCTCAGGTCCAGCCAAAGATCGTCCTGACCGTCGCCGTGATGGCGCTCCTGATCTGCCTCGGCACCGTGCTGTCGGCCCGCTTCGTGCTGTACGGGCAGCTCGACCGCGACCTGATGCTGGTCCAGCAGCGCCAAGGCCGAGGCGGCGGGGGCGGCCCTGACGACGCGCTGGCAAGCGTGAACTCGCCCGGCAACCCGCCTGGCACCGTGATCGTCGCCCAGGTCGAGGGCCGCATCGTCGGCAGCATCCTCAAGGAGCGCGGGGTCGACTCCCCGCAACTGACCAAGCAGGACGTCATCGACATCTACAACGTCGACCCCGATGGGCAGACCCACAGCGTCGGGCTGCAGAACCTCGGCAAGTACCGGGTGCAGGCGTTCCAGTCGCCGTTCGGGAAGGTGGCCTTCGGGCTGCCGACCAGCAACATCGACCGTTCGCTGCTATGGCTGACCACGTTCGCGGCGGGGGTGTCGCTCATTGCGCTCGCGGCGACCGCGTTCGTCACGCGCGAGGTGCTGCACCGGGCGACCCGCAAGCTGGTGCAGTTGACCGTCACGGCGGACGATGTGAGCCGCCTCGAACTGGAACGCGGCGCCGTCGAGGTGCCACGGGTCGAGGTCAGCGACCTGCCGGAGAACAACGAGGTGACTCGGCTCGGGTCGGCCTTCAACCACATGCTCGCCAACGTGGAGAACGCGCTCACCTCCCGCGAGGCCTCCGAGACGAAGCTCCGCCGGTTCGTGGCCGACGCGTCGCACGAACTGCGCAACCCGCTCGCCGCGATCCGCGGATACGCCGAACTCGCGCAGCGGGCGCCCGGCCACGACGACGCGCAGTTCGCCATGGGGCGCATCGAGTCGGAGTCGACGCGGATGTCGAAGCTCGTCAACGACCTGTTGCTGTTGGCGCGGCTCGACTCGGACGCCAAGGTCGCACCGGTGCCGGTCGACGCCGTCGAGGTGCTTGTCAATGCCGTCTCCGACGCGCAGGCGGCCAGCGGGGACCACCGCTGGCTGCTTGACGTGCCGAACTCGGAGGTCACCGTTCTCGCCGACCCGGACCAACTGCATCAGGTGATGGTCAACCTGCTCTCCAACGCGCGCACCCACACGCCCCCCGGCACGTCGGTGCAGGCAGGGGTGCACGTCGACGACGGACGCGCCGTCATCGAGGTCTCCGACGACGGTCCAGGCATCGCGCCCGAGACCCTCCCCCGGGTGTTCGAGCGGTTCACCAAGGCCGACGCGGCACGGGCGCACACCTCGGCCCAGTCGACGGGCCTCGGCCTGGCGATCGTCAAGGCGATGGTCGAGAGTTGGGGCGGTACAGCGGAGGTGGCCTCGCGGCCGGGCCTGACCACGTTCCGGGTGCTGCTGCCGCTCGACGGGCAGGTGGCCGTTGCGACCCGTTCTCCCGCCTCCGGGCACGCGTGA